Proteins from a genomic interval of Chanos chanos chromosome 3, fChaCha1.1, whole genome shotgun sequence:
- the impa2 gene encoding inositol monophosphatase 2 — protein sequence MTSMESDKCWAECMDVAVEIARKAGQMVQEAVKQEKRVSSKSTPTDLVTEADQQVEELIISTLRERYPTHRFIGEESSAAGEKCVLTDSPTWIIDPIDGTCNFVHSFPMVAVSIGFAVMKELEFGVIYHCFDGTLYTARKGHGAFCNGVRLQVSKEKDVSRALILTEIGAKRDPATLNIFLENMKKLLSAPAHGVRIIGSSTLALCHIASGAAEAYYQYGLHCWDIAAAAVIIREAGGCVIDTSGGPLDLMSRRVVAAGSREMADYVVRQLQPISYERDDHQPIVQS from the exons ATGGTTCAGGAAGCAGTGAAGCAGGAGAAGCGTGTAAGCAGTAAGAGCACGCCAACAGacctggtgacagaggcagaccagcAGGTGGAGGAGCTGATCATCTCCACCCTCAGGGAGAGGTACCCCACACACAG ATTTATTGGAGAGGAGTCATCTGCTGCAGGAGAGAAATGTGTTCTGACAGATAGCCCCACGTGGATTATTGACCCGATAGATGGCACTTGTAACTTTGTTCACAG TTTCCCTATGGTAGCTGTAAGCATTGGTTTTGCAGTGATGAAAGAG CTGGAGTTTGGTGTCATCTATCACTGTTTTGATGGAACACTGTATACAGCCAGGAAAGGCCATGGTGCATTTTGCAATGGGGTTCGACTTCAGGTCTCAAAGGAAAAAG ATGTGTCCAGGGCCCTGATTCTCACAGAGATAGGTGCAAAGCGAGATCCTGCCACGCTGAACATCTTTTTAGAGAATATGAAGAAGCTGCTCAGTGCTCCTGCACATGG agtGAGAATCATTGGTAGTTCCACTCTTGCACTGTGTCACATAGCCAGTGGTGCAGCAGAGGCCTACTACCAGTATGGCCTGCACTGTTGGGACATCGCTGCGGCAGCCGTCATCATCCGTGAGGCGGGGGGTTGTGTAATAGACACCTCAG GGGGTCCGCTCGACCTCATGTCCCGACGCGTTGTGGCCGCCGGATCCAGAGAGATGGCAGACTACGTCGTCCGACAGCTGCAGCCAATCAGCTATGAGCGGGATGATCACCAACCCATTGTCCAGTCGTGA